In Elaeis guineensis isolate ETL-2024a chromosome 1, EG11, whole genome shotgun sequence, a genomic segment contains:
- the LOC105054850 gene encoding LOW QUALITY PROTEIN: acidic endochitinase (The sequence of the model RefSeq protein was modified relative to this genomic sequence to represent the inferred CDS: inserted 7 bases in 7 codons): MATNLMXPLLLLALVAASHAGSIAVYWGQNSNEGALADTCSSGLYAYVNLAFLTTFGNGQTPVLNLAGHCDPSAGGCTXLSSDIQSCQSRXVKVLLSLGGGSGNYSLSSADDXQSVANYLWDNYLGGSSSSRPLGDAVLDGIDFDIEATNGDFFDDLAKDLAQFSSKGKKVYLTAAPQCPYPXAHLNTALQTGIFDYVWIQFFNNPSCEYSSGSXDNLTSAWRTWISSVTANSFFLGLPASTDAAVSGYIPPXVLTSQVLPAIEGTAKYGGIMLWNRYLDEQNNYSATVKVGPHTRSTLVIMFTQITES; this comes from the exons ATGGCCACCAACCTAA ctcccctcctcctcctcgctCTCGTCGCCGCCTCCCATGCGGGCAGCATCGCTGTCTACTGGGGCCAGAACAGCAATGAGGGCGCCCTCGCTGACACCTGCTCCAGCGGCCTCTACGCCTACGTCAACCTCGCATTCCTCACCACATTCGGCAACGGCCAGACCCCCGTCCTCAACCTCGCAGGCCACTGCGATCCCTCCGCCGGCGGCTGCA GCCTCTCCTCCGACATCCAGTCCTGCCAGTCCA AAGTCAAGGTCCTCCTCTCCCTCGGCGGCGGATCCGGCAACTACTCCCTCTCCTCCGCCGACG CCCAGAGCGTCGCCAACTACCTCTGGGATAACTACCTTGGCGGCAGCTCCTCTTCTCGCCCCCTCGGCGACGCCGTCCTCGATGGCATCGACTTCGACATCGAAGCGACCAACGGAGACTTCTTCGACGACCTTGCAAAGGATCTGGCGCAGTTCAGCAGCAAGGGAAAGAAGGTCTACCTCACGGCGGCCCCACAGTGCCCGTACC ACGCGCACCTCAACACGGCGCTGCAGACCGGGATTTTCGACTATGTCTGGATCCAGTTCTTCAACAACCCATCGTGCGAGTACTCCTCGGGGA CCGACAATTTGACCAGTGCGTGGAGAACCTGGATATCGAGCGTGACGGCGAACAGCTTTTTCTTGGGCTTGCCGGCGTCAACTGATGCGGCCGTGAGTGGGTACATTCCCC ACGTGCTGACTTCTCAGGTGCTGCCGGCAATTGAGGGCACGGCCAAGTATGGTGGGATAATGCTGTGGAACAGGTACCTCGATGAGCAGAACAACTACAGCGCCACCGTGAAGGTCGGCCCACATACAAGGTCTACACTTGTGATCATGTTTACTCAAATAACGGAGTCTTAA